From Anopheles arabiensis isolate DONGOLA chromosome 3, AaraD3, whole genome shotgun sequence, a single genomic window includes:
- the LOC120901332 gene encoding zinc finger protein 90-like: MNDLRKFSTVCRFCLSKEHEQFVTISEILSSSLTAELIGLFTGIELETAETVPYVVCGNCKDILNQSVQFRNICVSNDVLFRDLFSQCTIPSSNSNDETEARSKQKDTGLIEIEIMYLKEASKERNGLSQDLTEVFLNDSEGREEQFDEAVISDEANEKRNKNERLSASPTTCTTATAVVSSKIQNEGTGSTKFKKQLCVTCGKLVRNLSHHVRIHTNEPTLYACPHCPTKMRNQSNLARHIQAVHLKKIVKSCEPCGRGFAHINSYNAHMRSRHGMGEPYKCEICSKTFRQPSGYKKHLSSTHTSERNFPCAICGKPFKDKQALKLHESVHSTNRPYSCAMCPKQFKSLSARRTHELTHVGVVFPCSLCDKSYQYKSLLNAHVKKHHSEAS, encoded by the exons ATGAATGATTTACGCAAATTCTCGACCGTTTGTCGGTTTTGTTTGAGTAAAGAACACGAACAATTCGTTACCATCAGCGAGATTCTTTCCTCTTCACTTACCGCCGAGCTCATTGGACTGTTTACTGGGATAGAG CTTGAAACGGCGGAAACAGTACCGTATGTAGTGTGTGGAAACTGCAAAGATATCCTGAATCAATCGGTCCAATTCCGCAACATCTGCGTTAGTAACGATGTATTGTTTAGAGATTTGTTTTCGCAGTGCACTATTCCCTCGAGCAACAGTAATGATGAAACCGAAGCACGGTCGAAGCAAAAGGATACCGGCTTGATTGAGATTGAAATTATGTACTTAAAGGAAGCATCTAAGGAGCGCAATGGTTTGAGCCAAGATCTAACCGAAGTGTTTTTAAATGATTCGGAAGGACGCGAGGAACAATTCGACGAAGCTGTTATTAGCGACGAGGCTAacgaaaagagaaacaaaaatgaaagacTGTCTGCAAGCCCTACAACATGCACAACAGCCACAGCAGTTGTGTCAAGCAAAATTCAAAACGAAGGAACTGGCTCGACCAAATTCAAAAAACAGCTATGCGTCACTTGTGGCAAACTGGTGCGCAATCTGTCGCACCACGTTCGTATTCATACGAACGAGCCAACACTGTACGCTTGTCCGCATTGTCCCACAAAAATGAGAAATCAGTCGAATCTCGCACGCCATATACAAGCGGTACACTTgaagaaaattgtaaaatcCTGCGAACCGTGCGGGAGGGGTTTTGCTCACATCAACTCGTACAATGCGCACATG CGATCACGCCACGGCATGGGTGAACCGTACAAGTGTGAAATATGCTCGAAAACGTTTAGGCAACCTAGCGGCTATAAAAAGCACCTATCCTCCACACACACTAGCGAACGGAACTTTCCATGCGCGATCTGTGGTAAACCGTTCAAGGATAA GCAAGCGTTGAAGCTACACGAAAGTGTACATTCCACCAATCGGCCGTACAGTTGCGCGATGTGCCCGAAGCAATTCAAAAGTTTAAGTGCCAGAAGGACACACGAGCTGACCCATGTCGGGGTCGTGTTTCCGTGCTCGTTATGTGATAAATCCTATCAGTACAAATCTCTGCTTAATGCACATGTAAAGAAACATCATTCCGAAGCCTCTTGA
- the LOC120901342 gene encoding uncharacterized protein LOC120901342: protein MFHRNGSFHAWFASITLLLLSTEIAITNALLKRCYQCRSRSELGSCKDPFLFNATQSENERGVSAVPCASGWCGKVIEGMGSFREDDYDMATQRMCVQRGPSDSEDRCAYTVYNYKKVYMCFCQGDLCNAANRLNVSHRWVSLSSGTVIFSLVFWKLYLSQISQMV, encoded by the exons ATGTTTCATCGGAATGGATCGTTTCACGCTTGGTTTGCATCGATTACATTACTTTTGCTATCAACGGAGATTGCGATTACAAACG CCCTGCTGAAACGATGTTACCAATGTCGATCCCGGAGCGAGCTTGGCAGCTGTAAAGATCCGTTCCTGTTCAATGCTACACAGAGCGAAAACGAACGTGGCGTATCGGCGGTGCCGTGTGCGTCTGGCTGGTGCGGCAAAGTAATCGAAGGGATGGGCTCCTTCCGCGAAGATG ATTATGATATGGCTACCCAGCGAATGTGCGTCCAGCGTGGCCCTTCGGACTCTGAGGATCGTTGTGCGTACACCGTCTATAACTACAAAAAGGTGTACATGTGCTTTTGCCAAGGCGATCTCTGCAACGCAGCCAACCGACTCAACGTCAGCCATCGTTGGGTGAGCCTTTCCAGTGGCACCGTGATATTTTCGCTTGTATTTTGGAAGTTGTACTTATCTCAAATTTCACAAATGGTATAA